A stretch of the Actinomyces qiguomingii genome encodes the following:
- a CDS encoding Cof-type HAD-IIB family hydrolase has product MSQAPEREGAAAPPAPPACRPPGLRVVAVDMDGTFLRAGSTYNRGRFAPLRRRMSKAGVRFVVASGNQEAQLLGFFPAAEGPAPDGVVSDNGAIVLADGVRLLETHVPMDALARVLAVLDEDAGLAFIASGPDGAYLRESETPQMRELLTFYHPQYQYVTHTADINGHRVSKIALVDKRGFTQVFLDRLSAALEGAMVPVVSGHDSVDLIVPGRHKASGLDVLLDHWGLTRGQAAAFGDSGNDTEMLAGVGYGIAMGNASPAARRGARFTAPANDDDGVLQVLDAWFPAD; this is encoded by the coding sequence ATGAGCCAAGCACCGGAAAGGGAAGGCGCCGCGGCGCCGCCTGCTCCCCCGGCCTGCCGGCCGCCGGGTCTGCGCGTAGTGGCGGTGGACATGGATGGCACCTTCCTGCGCGCCGGGTCCACCTACAACCGGGGCCGCTTCGCGCCGCTGCGCCGCCGCATGAGCAAGGCCGGGGTGCGCTTCGTGGTCGCCTCCGGCAATCAGGAGGCGCAGTTGCTCGGCTTCTTCCCGGCCGCTGAGGGCCCGGCTCCCGACGGCGTGGTGTCCGACAACGGGGCGATCGTGCTGGCCGATGGTGTCCGGCTGCTGGAGACGCACGTGCCCATGGATGCGCTGGCCCGGGTGCTGGCGGTGCTCGACGAGGACGCCGGGCTCGCCTTCATCGCCTCCGGCCCGGACGGCGCCTACCTGCGCGAGTCGGAGACGCCGCAGATGCGGGAGCTACTGACCTTCTACCACCCGCAGTACCAGTACGTCACGCACACCGCCGACATCAACGGCCACCGGGTATCCAAGATCGCGCTAGTGGACAAGCGCGGCTTCACGCAGGTCTTCCTGGACCGGTTGTCCGCGGCGCTGGAAGGAGCCATGGTGCCGGTGGTGTCCGGGCATGACAGCGTGGACCTGATCGTGCCCGGGCGGCACAAGGCCTCCGGGCTGGACGTGCTGCTGGACCACTGGGGCCTCACACGTGGTCAGGCCGCCGCCTTCGGGGACTCCGGCAATGACACGGAGATGCTGGCCGGCGTCGGCTACGGCATCGCCATGGGTAACGCTTCACCGGCCGCCCGGCGGGGCGCCCGCTTCACTGCGCCCGCCAATGACGACGACGGCGTGCTACAGGTCTTGGACGCCTGGTTCCCGGCCGACTGA
- a CDS encoding HAD family hydrolase, translated as MSSSPPAPPDLPERRAPASATASARPRIILMDVDGTLVTYTNVLPDSAVSAVRRARATGHRVYVTTGRSRAEVPARIWNIGLDGMIGGNGAYVEDDGEVLLHRHLSRDDCARIVAWLRARGLTFYLESNSGLYAPGSFPDTARDAIRAYAAGRGRDDAASLEVADALPDLILTEQLMREDVNKISFVLSGPQDVEAARHAFPGLLVGTWGGRGHDALFGDVALPAANKVEAIDVLLRHLGVSPAEAVAFGDGAVDLGMLEYCGVGVAMGNAAPEVKAAADLVTDDVEDDGLARAFTHLGLIEEL; from the coding sequence GTGTCCAGTTCTCCGCCCGCCCCGCCGGATCTGCCGGAACGGCGCGCACCCGCGTCGGCCACGGCATCGGCTCGGCCCCGCATCATCCTGATGGATGTGGACGGCACCTTGGTGACCTACACGAACGTGCTGCCCGACTCGGCCGTCAGCGCGGTCCGGCGGGCCCGGGCCACCGGGCATCGCGTCTATGTGACTACCGGGCGTTCCCGAGCGGAGGTGCCTGCACGCATCTGGAACATCGGCTTGGACGGCATGATCGGCGGCAACGGCGCCTACGTGGAGGATGACGGCGAGGTGCTACTGCACCGTCACCTGTCTCGTGACGACTGCGCCCGGATCGTGGCGTGGCTGCGGGCGCGCGGGCTAACCTTCTACCTGGAGTCGAACTCGGGCCTGTACGCGCCGGGGTCGTTCCCCGATACCGCTCGCGATGCGATTCGTGCCTATGCCGCCGGCAGGGGGCGCGATGACGCCGCGTCGCTGGAGGTGGCGGACGCACTGCCGGATCTAATACTCACCGAGCAGCTGATGCGCGAGGACGTCAACAAGATCAGCTTCGTGCTGTCCGGCCCGCAGGATGTCGAGGCCGCGCGGCACGCCTTCCCCGGGCTGCTCGTCGGTACCTGGGGCGGCCGCGGGCACGACGCCCTGTTCGGAGACGTCGCCCTGCCCGCGGCCAACAAGGTGGAGGCCATAGACGTGCTGCTGCGCCACCTGGGAGTGTCTCCCGCCGAGGCCGTGGCTTTTGGGGATGGCGCGGTGGACCTGGGCATGCTGGAGTACTGCGGGGTGGGCGTGGCGATGGGGAATGCCGCCCCGGAGGTGAAGGCGGCCGCCGACCTGGTGACCGACGACGTCGAGGACGACGGCCTGGCCAGGGCCTTCACCCACCTCGGCCTGATCGAGGAGCTCTGA
- the uvrC gene encoding excinuclease ABC subunit UvrC, translating to MADPSTYRPAPGDIPTSPGVYRFLDAEGRVIYVGKAKNLRARLSNYFQDLAALHPRTQRMVTTACAVEWTVVSTEVESLALEYSWIKEFNPRFNVKYKDDKSYPYLAVTMQETYPRAQIVRGARRPGVRYFGPFVQVWSIRETLDQLLRVFPIRSCSAGVFKRAHASGRPCLLGYIDKCSAPCVGRISPADHRALAEDFCAFMAGRTGPYLREVEAQMRAAAQALDFEKAARLRDDAEALRKVIEQNTVVLPEATDADVFALTRDELTAAVQVFHVRGGRVRGQRGWVIDLVEEATDAELIERLLQQVYSDLLEPADAAPVGTDVGAPERSGPTTSLGVGDRAPAAPQERTAPENGSRTGRRERSATSVDDVTHTATTAVPREILVPALPSDAEAVRDWLTGLRGARVELRVPLRGDKAALMDNVRKNAEEALRQHKTRRAGDLTQRSQALEELAEALDLPEAPLRVECYDISHTQGSYQVGSMVVFEDGAPKKSDYRRFVIRGRDGSGAADDTAAMHEVLTRRFKRLLAERSTPGPVSGSVPASLGGQYVEDMADDVVPAAVDGEPVGTVVAADSAGVTPASGPVDPDTGRPRRFSYTPGLVVVDGGLPQVNAAQAVLDELGVEVPLVGLAKRLEEVWVPGEEFPIVLPRTSPALYLLQYLRDESHRFAITHHRKKRSAGMTRSVLDSIPGLGPARQAALLKEFGSVKRLRAATPEQIAAVKGIGPTLAATIQRRLADGGRARTATGAEVDSAESTPAAVSSDR from the coding sequence ATGGCCGACCCGTCGACATACCGTCCCGCTCCCGGCGACATCCCTACCTCGCCGGGCGTGTATCGGTTCCTTGACGCCGAGGGGCGCGTCATCTACGTCGGCAAGGCCAAGAACCTGCGCGCCCGCCTGAGCAACTACTTCCAGGACCTGGCCGCTCTGCATCCGCGCACCCAGAGGATGGTGACCACGGCCTGCGCGGTGGAGTGGACGGTGGTGTCCACCGAGGTGGAGTCCCTGGCCCTGGAGTACTCCTGGATCAAGGAGTTCAACCCGCGCTTCAATGTCAAGTACAAGGATGACAAGTCCTACCCGTATCTTGCGGTCACCATGCAGGAGACCTATCCGCGGGCGCAGATCGTGCGCGGCGCCCGCCGCCCCGGCGTGCGGTACTTCGGGCCCTTCGTGCAGGTGTGGTCCATCCGGGAGACCCTTGACCAGCTGCTGCGCGTCTTCCCCATCCGCTCTTGCTCGGCGGGGGTGTTCAAGCGCGCCCACGCCTCCGGTCGCCCGTGCCTGCTGGGCTACATAGACAAGTGCTCCGCACCCTGCGTGGGACGCATCAGCCCCGCCGACCACCGGGCGTTGGCCGAGGACTTCTGCGCCTTCATGGCTGGCCGCACCGGTCCCTACCTGCGCGAGGTCGAGGCGCAGATGCGGGCTGCCGCCCAAGCGCTCGACTTCGAGAAGGCGGCCCGCCTGCGCGACGACGCCGAGGCTCTGCGCAAGGTCATTGAGCAGAACACGGTGGTGTTGCCTGAGGCCACCGACGCCGACGTGTTCGCCCTGACACGCGATGAGCTTACTGCCGCCGTGCAGGTCTTCCACGTGCGCGGCGGGCGGGTGCGCGGCCAGCGCGGCTGGGTTATAGACCTGGTGGAGGAGGCCACCGACGCTGAACTCATTGAGCGGCTCCTCCAGCAGGTCTACTCCGACCTGCTCGAACCCGCCGACGCCGCTCCTGTCGGCACAGACGTCGGCGCCCCCGAACGCTCCGGGCCCACCACCTCCCTAGGCGTGGGCGACCGGGCCCCCGCTGCGCCCCAGGAACGCACCGCCCCCGAGAATGGCAGCCGTACGGGCAGGCGCGAGCGGAGCGCAACCAGCGTCGACGATGTCACTCACACCGCCACCACCGCGGTGCCGCGGGAGATCCTGGTGCCCGCCCTGCCGTCCGATGCCGAGGCCGTGCGCGACTGGCTGACCGGTCTGCGCGGCGCCAGGGTGGAGCTGCGCGTGCCCCTGCGGGGGGACAAGGCCGCCCTAATGGACAACGTGCGCAAGAACGCCGAGGAGGCGCTGCGCCAGCACAAGACCCGCCGTGCCGGCGACCTCACCCAGCGCTCCCAGGCGCTGGAGGAACTGGCCGAGGCCCTGGACCTGCCGGAGGCCCCGCTGCGGGTGGAGTGCTACGACATCTCCCACACGCAGGGCAGCTACCAGGTCGGCTCCATGGTCGTCTTCGAGGACGGTGCCCCCAAGAAGTCCGACTACCGGCGCTTCGTTATCCGCGGTCGGGACGGATCCGGCGCCGCCGACGACACCGCCGCCATGCATGAGGTACTCACCCGTCGCTTCAAGCGGCTGCTGGCTGAGCGCAGCACCCCCGGTCCGGTGTCCGGCTCCGTACCGGCGAGTCTCGGCGGGCAGTACGTGGAGGATATGGCCGACGACGTCGTACCGGCGGCAGTCGACGGCGAGCCTGTGGGGACGGTGGTGGCCGCGGACAGCGCCGGCGTAACTCCCGCCTCCGGCCCCGTAGACCCCGACACCGGCCGCCCGCGCCGCTTCTCCTACACGCCCGGGCTCGTCGTCGTCGACGGCGGCCTGCCGCAGGTAAATGCCGCCCAGGCCGTGCTCGACGAACTCGGCGTGGAGGTGCCCCTAGTGGGCCTGGCCAAGCGCCTGGAGGAGGTGTGGGTGCCGGGTGAAGAGTTCCCAATAGTTCTGCCACGCACCTCACCCGCCCTATACCTGCTGCAGTACCTGCGCGACGAGTCCCACCGCTTCGCCATCACGCACCACCGTAAGAAGCGTTCGGCGGGAATGACCCGATCCGTGCTCGACTCGATCCCCGGGCTCGGCCCGGCCCGACAGGCGGCGTTGCTTAAGGAGTTCGGCTCGGTCAAGCGCCTGCGGGCCGCCACCCCCGAGCAGATCGCCGCCGTGAAGGGCATCGGCCCGACCCTGGCCGCAACCATTCAACGGCGGCTGGCCGATGGGGGAAGGGCTAGGACGGCCACCGGGGCGGAGGTGGACTCGGCGGAGTCGACGCCTGCTGCGGTGTCATCGGATCGATGA
- a CDS encoding PRD domain-containing protein: protein MEILRVFNNNVILARDELGRETVLTGRGLGFQCKPGQEVDTSRVARRYVLAENAATVGEVMAAIPLERIALIERTFRAAARELGTAVPSSTIVAVVDHVNQAMERAAAGIVMDYPLRAEAAHLHPEELRLAERMVAELNRAQAIQLPEGEAVALALHLFAAAVGAPSTREAVRQSKLIGQVMDILKAAYGQDFRAESIDAARFAVHLRYFLVRARTGEQLVDGTGSVIAESLRLRYPQAYRVAVRVKELLEMRLGITVQEDETAYLTMHVARLELGLDRTRPQSH from the coding sequence GTGGAGATCCTGCGGGTGTTCAACAACAATGTGATCCTGGCGCGCGACGAGCTGGGGCGCGAAACGGTGCTGACCGGTCGCGGACTCGGCTTCCAATGCAAACCGGGTCAGGAGGTGGACACCTCCCGGGTGGCGCGACGCTACGTGCTGGCAGAGAATGCCGCAACCGTCGGTGAGGTGATGGCGGCGATTCCGCTGGAGCGGATAGCCCTGATCGAGCGTACTTTCCGCGCCGCCGCCAGGGAGCTGGGAACGGCGGTCCCATCCTCCACGATCGTGGCGGTGGTCGACCACGTCAACCAGGCCATGGAGCGGGCCGCCGCGGGCATAGTCATGGACTACCCGCTGCGCGCCGAGGCCGCCCACCTGCATCCGGAGGAGCTGCGGCTGGCCGAGCGCATGGTCGCCGAACTCAACCGCGCCCAGGCGATACAGCTGCCCGAGGGCGAGGCCGTTGCCCTGGCTCTGCACCTGTTCGCCGCCGCCGTAGGCGCTCCCTCAACCCGGGAGGCGGTGCGCCAGTCCAAGCTGATCGGGCAGGTGATGGATATTCTCAAGGCCGCCTACGGGCAGGACTTCCGCGCCGAGTCGATCGACGCTGCCCGTTTCGCGGTGCATCTGCGTTACTTCCTGGTGCGTGCCCGCACCGGCGAGCAGCTGGTGGACGGCACCGGAAGCGTCATCGCCGAGTCCCTGCGCCTGCGGTATCCACAGGCCTACCGGGTGGCGGTGCGGGTCAAAGAGCTGTTGGAGATGCGCCTGGGAATCACGGTTCAGGAGGATGAGACCGCTTACCTGACCATGCATGTGGCGCGCCTGGAGCTCGGCCTTGACCGCACGCGCCCTCAGTCACATTAG
- a CDS encoding beta-glucoside-specific PTS transporter subunit IIABC — protein sequence MAKVDYAALASQLLDKVGGEGNVRSMTHCATRLRLVLAEESKAATAQIKQMPGVVTVVQAGGQYQVVIGNDVPLLYEELGRITSLGAGTETAEQPAEEGNLFDRFIKLISALINPVLWTLAGAGLIKATLALLTTLEWMSATGTTYTILNAAGDSVFYFLPVVLAISSARRFKANEITAVAIAGALVYPDIAALADADSVTFIGIPVIMASYSSSLLPIIFSTWIQGYLERWLKRVLPSTIRNFAVPLLVLTIMVPLVLMTIGPVTTALSGGISGGIQALFRAAPWAAGAVMGAFWQVFVMFGVHWGFVPIMLADYDDPGYSLMAAPLFAAVLAQAAAMLAVMIRTRSAQMRQVAGPATLSAFLAGITEPGIYGVNLPLKRPFIAGCIGGAVGGAIIAIGGGASSSFVFPSLIGISALLQQGNVPVTFIGIGVAVVIGFVLAFVLGFNEADAADSGAQEAQTEQTTASTEPTTTLGAPVVGRAMPLEKVADPVFSSGALGGGVAVRPSGSGRITVTAPAAGTLLTVMDSGHAYGIKTDDGVELLVHVGLDTVQLEGKGFSPKVTVGQRVARGQELAEVDLEVVREGGYDPTTILVVTNTASLAGVVPVVDADVDADVDVIEIDH from the coding sequence ATGGCCAAAGTGGACTACGCGGCGCTGGCGTCGCAACTGCTGGACAAGGTCGGAGGTGAGGGCAATGTCCGCTCCATGACCCACTGCGCCACCCGCCTGCGCCTGGTCCTGGCCGAGGAGTCAAAGGCGGCGACGGCGCAGATCAAGCAAATGCCCGGCGTCGTCACCGTCGTTCAGGCCGGAGGCCAGTACCAGGTGGTGATCGGCAACGACGTACCGTTGCTGTACGAGGAACTGGGGCGCATTACCTCGCTGGGGGCGGGGACCGAGACCGCCGAGCAGCCCGCGGAGGAGGGAAACCTCTTCGACCGCTTCATCAAGTTGATCTCCGCGCTGATCAACCCGGTCCTGTGGACCCTGGCCGGCGCCGGCCTAATCAAAGCCACGTTGGCGCTGCTGACCACGCTGGAGTGGATGTCCGCCACCGGCACCACCTACACGATCCTCAATGCCGCCGGCGACTCCGTCTTCTACTTCCTGCCGGTGGTGCTGGCGATCTCCTCGGCGCGCCGCTTCAAAGCCAACGAGATTACGGCGGTGGCGATCGCCGGCGCCCTGGTCTACCCGGATATTGCGGCCCTGGCGGACGCCGACTCGGTGACCTTCATCGGCATCCCCGTGATCATGGCCTCCTACAGCTCATCCCTGCTGCCGATTATCTTCTCCACCTGGATCCAAGGCTACCTGGAGCGCTGGCTCAAGCGAGTGCTGCCCTCCACCATCCGCAACTTCGCGGTGCCGTTGCTGGTGCTCACGATTATGGTGCCGCTGGTGCTGATGACCATCGGTCCGGTGACCACCGCCCTGTCCGGCGGCATCTCCGGCGGTATTCAGGCCCTGTTCCGTGCCGCGCCCTGGGCCGCGGGTGCGGTTATGGGCGCCTTCTGGCAGGTGTTCGTCATGTTCGGCGTCCACTGGGGCTTTGTGCCCATCATGCTGGCCGACTATGACGACCCCGGCTATTCACTCATGGCGGCCCCACTGTTCGCCGCGGTCCTGGCACAGGCCGCCGCGATGCTCGCGGTAATGATCCGCACCCGTTCGGCGCAGATGCGGCAGGTTGCCGGTCCCGCCACGCTTTCGGCATTCCTCGCCGGCATCACCGAGCCCGGCATCTACGGCGTTAACCTGCCGCTGAAGCGCCCCTTCATCGCGGGCTGCATCGGCGGCGCCGTGGGCGGAGCGATTATCGCCATCGGCGGCGGCGCCTCCTCATCCTTCGTGTTCCCTTCCCTGATCGGCATCTCGGCCCTGCTGCAACAAGGCAATGTGCCGGTGACATTCATCGGCATCGGTGTGGCCGTAGTCATCGGTTTCGTACTGGCATTCGTGCTTGGTTTCAACGAGGCCGACGCCGCCGACTCCGGGGCCCAGGAGGCGCAAACCGAGCAGACGACGGCCTCCACGGAGCCCACCACCACCTTGGGCGCCCCAGTGGTCGGCCGGGCCATGCCGCTGGAGAAGGTCGCCGACCCCGTCTTCTCCTCCGGTGCGCTGGGCGGGGGTGTTGCCGTGCGCCCCAGCGGATCCGGGCGGATCACGGTGACCGCGCCCGCGGCCGGAACGCTGCTTACCGTCATGGACTCCGGGCACGCCTACGGCATCAAGACTGACGACGGTGTGGAACTGCTGGTACACGTCGGTCTGGACACGGTCCAGCTCGAGGGCAAGGGCTTTTCACCGAAGGTCACCGTGGGGCAGCGCGTCGCACGCGGCCAGGAGCTGGCCGAGGTCGACCTTGAGGTTGTGCGTGAGGGCGGATACGACCCCACCACCATCCTGGTAGTCACCAACACGGCGAGCCTGGCGGGCGTGGTCCCGGTGGTCGACGCCGATGTGGATGCCGACGTCGACGTCATCGAGATCGACCACTGA